Proteins from a single region of bacterium:
- a CDS encoding redoxin domain-containing protein: protein MVQIGDAAPNLKISEWVQGPETNLDQLRGKVILVEVFQVNCPGCFVYGLPEAIEVYAKHHKEGLEAIGLATAFEDFDKNTTDNLKKLVKTGEVIGEPLRILQNRDWLEGNRLRYTIPFPVAMDHVIAHDSEHVDSKIAQIIEHEIPNFERLSYGEQMRVRLRIRDYVLHQDYVAETFDMYNLGGTPSAILIDRKGFVRYKIFGSDGKMDKYVRELLAEPI, encoded by the coding sequence ATGGTTCAAATCGGCGACGCTGCTCCGAATTTAAAAATCTCAGAATGGGTTCAGGGACCGGAAACCAATCTCGATCAATTACGTGGAAAGGTTATTCTGGTTGAAGTTTTCCAGGTAAATTGTCCGGGTTGTTTCGTTTACGGATTGCCGGAAGCGATCGAAGTGTACGCCAAACATCATAAAGAAGGATTGGAAGCGATCGGGCTGGCGACCGCATTCGAAGATTTCGACAAAAACACTACAGATAACCTGAAAAAACTGGTCAAGACAGGTGAAGTCATCGGTGAACCTTTGCGTATACTCCAAAACCGCGACTGGCTTGAAGGAAATCGATTACGTTATACTATTCCATTTCCGGTAGCGATGGACCATGTGATCGCGCACGACTCGGAACATGTCGATTCCAAAATCGCTCAAATTATCGAACACGAAATTCCTAATTTCGAACGTCTCAGTTACGGCGAACAAATGCGTGTACGTTTACGTATCCGCGATTATGTTTTGCATCAGGATTATGTTGCGGAGACGTTTGACATGTACAATCTGGGTGGAACGCCGTCGGCAATTTTGATTGACCGAAAAGGTTTTGTGCGGTATAAAATTTTTGGATCGGACGGCAAAATGGATAAGTATGTGCGAGAACTTTTGGCAGAACCGATATGA
- a CDS encoding aminotransferase class I/II-fold pyridoxal phosphate-dependent enzyme: MAGGLVGSEILKIAADIRAMVADGQKVCNLTVGDFNPSEFRIPEFLEKDITRQYQKGQTNYPPSDGVMELRKAVQQFYSEWLHLQYPEKSIIVTGGARPVIYGIYRAVVDPGEKVVYPTPSWNNNHYVHMVGAKGVAVPCSIKTSFLPTRDLLKDAIKDAVLLSLNSPLNPTGTAFTRDVLEGICDLVLEENRRRGKGVKPLYVMYDQVYWMLTFGKTDHYNPVSLRPEIAPYVIFVDAISKSFAATGVRVGWSVGPQDVIERMSAILGHVGAWAPRAEQLASSELLLRSGEIIQYHQTMKAGVQSRLELLYNNLMAMKSAGLAVDAIEPMGAIYLTAQFNLIGKNKPGGGVFTSNEEIRQYLLHEAQVAVVPFQAFAHAEQSGWFRLSVGAVSLNDIETMVPKLKTALGKIK; this comes from the coding sequence ATGGCCGGCGGGCTTGTAGGATCGGAAATATTGAAAATTGCCGCTGACATACGCGCCATGGTTGCGGACGGACAAAAAGTTTGTAATCTTACCGTCGGCGATTTTAATCCGTCGGAATTTCGTATTCCGGAGTTCCTGGAAAAAGATATTACGCGGCAATACCAGAAAGGTCAGACGAACTATCCTCCGTCCGACGGCGTGATGGAACTGCGCAAGGCCGTTCAGCAATTTTATTCGGAATGGCTTCATCTTCAATATCCCGAGAAATCGATTATAGTTACGGGTGGCGCCCGCCCGGTAATTTATGGCATTTATCGCGCCGTCGTCGATCCGGGTGAAAAAGTCGTTTATCCGACGCCGTCATGGAATAATAATCATTACGTGCACATGGTCGGAGCGAAAGGCGTAGCTGTTCCATGTTCGATCAAAACCTCGTTTTTGCCGACACGCGATCTATTGAAAGATGCGATCAAAGACGCCGTTCTTCTTTCGCTTAATTCACCTCTGAATCCGACCGGTACGGCGTTCACACGGGACGTGCTGGAAGGTATTTGCGATCTGGTGCTCGAAGAAAATCGCCGGCGCGGTAAAGGCGTGAAACCTTTATATGTTATGTACGATCAGGTTTACTGGATGCTGACGTTTGGAAAAACGGATCATTATAATCCGGTTTCCTTGCGGCCTGAAATAGCGCCGTACGTGATCTTTGTGGATGCAATTTCGAAATCGTTTGCAGCAACAGGCGTGCGTGTCGGATGGAGCGTCGGACCGCAGGACGTGATCGAGCGGATGTCCGCAATTCTCGGCCACGTCGGAGCCTGGGCGCCGCGGGCAGAGCAGCTTGCCAGTTCAGAGCTTCTCTTGCGCAGCGGCGAAATTATCCAGTATCACCAGACCATGAAAGCGGGTGTGCAGTCGCGTCTTGAACTTTTGTATAACAACCTCATGGCCATGAAATCGGCCGGATTGGCGGTCGACGCTATCGAACCCATGGGCGCGATTTATCTGACAGCACAATTCAATCTGATCGGAAAAAACAAGCCCGGCGGCGGCGTGTTTACAAGTAACGAAGAAATCCGCCAGTATCTTCTCCACGAAGCGCAAGTTGCAGTCGTTCCCTTTCAAGCCTTTGCGCATGCGGAACAGTCGGGTTGGTTTCGGTTGTCCGTCGGAGCCGTCTCGCTCAACGACATTGAAACAATGGTGCCGAAATTGAAAACGGCTTTGGGAAAAATTAAATAA
- a CDS encoding aldo/keto reductase, giving the protein MNAHPAFRSLGTTGYTCHIMGFGCYRIADGNPAHEEALQKYLNLGGNLIDTSANYGDGLSEILVGKLLKRFDRSQVVVVTKGGYIQGQNMRLAQEMDFPEVVKYGDGLWHCIHPEFLKTQIDRSLRRLQLDHCDVFLLHNPEYFINHASQTQPITESVLDEFYRRIHTAFQYLETEVQSGRIRYYGISSNNFGLHEKDRARTSVKRALEQAQLLGNHHFKVIQLPMNVYESGGALYPTHDGQSVLQFCKKNGIGVLLNRPLNAFYQGKLYRLADYVKAGQKKPDENFLVELLQPLKVVEEECVHTFGSEAFGQQGEGLAAYLKYIALDLPSPDYWNGVMDQYIVPPVTQWIRHGAELHNVHPQWNDWQNRFIRTINETLEGIEKFLYTANQPVSDRIRTNLYRAGYPESSASLSRIAMALLAQLDGVSCVLNGMRTSDYVDDAMGVPSMPLVESLPILQRFQSFIDI; this is encoded by the coding sequence ATGAATGCACACCCCGCTTTTCGCTCGCTAGGCACAACCGGCTATACCTGTCATATTATGGGATTCGGGTGTTATCGTATTGCCGACGGCAACCCGGCGCATGAAGAAGCTTTACAAAAATACCTGAATCTCGGCGGTAACCTCATCGATACCAGCGCCAATTACGGGGATGGTTTATCTGAAATTTTGGTCGGTAAACTCCTCAAGCGTTTCGACCGTTCACAGGTTGTGGTCGTTACCAAAGGCGGATATATTCAGGGACAAAATATGCGGCTGGCTCAGGAAATGGATTTTCCCGAAGTGGTGAAATACGGCGACGGATTGTGGCATTGCATTCATCCGGAATTTTTGAAAACGCAGATCGACCGCTCACTTCGCCGGCTGCAATTGGATCATTGCGACGTATTTCTTCTTCACAATCCCGAATATTTTATCAATCATGCGTCGCAAACTCAGCCGATCACGGAATCCGTTTTGGATGAATTTTACCGGCGAATTCACACGGCATTTCAGTATTTGGAAACCGAGGTTCAATCGGGCCGTATTCGTTATTATGGTATCAGCTCGAATAATTTCGGTTTGCATGAAAAAGACCGTGCCCGAACAAGCGTCAAACGAGCGCTCGAACAAGCACAATTGTTGGGCAACCACCATTTCAAAGTAATTCAATTGCCGATGAATGTGTATGAGTCCGGCGGCGCGCTTTATCCGACTCACGACGGACAATCGGTTTTACAATTTTGCAAAAAAAACGGAATCGGCGTATTGCTCAATCGCCCGCTGAATGCGTTTTACCAGGGAAAACTTTACCGGCTCGCCGATTATGTCAAAGCAGGACAGAAAAAGCCCGATGAGAATTTCCTTGTTGAATTACTTCAACCATTAAAAGTTGTTGAAGAAGAGTGTGTTCACACATTCGGCAGTGAAGCATTCGGGCAGCAGGGTGAAGGACTGGCCGCTTATTTAAAATATATTGCGCTCGATCTCCCGTCGCCGGATTACTGGAACGGCGTAATGGATCAGTACATCGTTCCACCGGTCACTCAGTGGATACGGCATGGGGCTGAACTGCACAACGTCCACCCGCAATGGAACGATTGGCAGAATCGTTTTATACGGACGATTAATGAAACGCTTGAAGGGATTGAAAAATTTTTGTATACAGCGAATCAGCCGGTTTCCGACCGGATTCGTACGAATCTTTACCGGGCCGGTTATCCTGAAAGTTCTGCATCACTAAGCCGGATAGCTATGGCGTTGCTTGCGCAGTTGGATGGTGTATCTTGCGTGCTCAACGGTATGCGCACTTCAGATTATGTCGATGATGCCATGGGCGTTCCGTCCATGCCTTTAGTCGAGAGCTTGCCGATTCTCCAACGTTTCCAATCATTTATTGATATATAG
- a CDS encoding DUF1697 domain-containing protein, whose product MSTYIALLRGINVSGQKKVPMADLKKTFEALKFKNVQTYIQSGNVVFECNQSDSEKLESMIEKQIRKDFDFDVPVIIRTPSELQGILKSSPFLKDPKKDKDRMYVTFLAKEPLSEHVKKLDGISYPQEEFVLKNKTIYFFSPNGYGNAKMNNNFFENKLKVSATTRNLKTIQQLIEMADKDN is encoded by the coding sequence ATGTCTACTTATATCGCTTTACTTCGCGGAATCAATGTCAGCGGCCAGAAAAAAGTTCCGATGGCCGATCTGAAAAAAACGTTCGAAGCTTTAAAATTCAAAAACGTTCAGACGTATATCCAAAGTGGAAACGTTGTTTTTGAATGCAATCAATCCGATTCAGAAAAATTGGAATCGATGATCGAAAAACAAATCAGAAAAGATTTTGATTTTGACGTTCCTGTAATTATTCGTACACCCTCTGAGCTTCAAGGTATTTTAAAATCCAGTCCGTTTCTAAAAGATCCCAAAAAAGATAAGGATCGAATGTATGTGACCTTTCTTGCTAAAGAGCCTCTATCCGAACATGTCAAAAAACTCGATGGGATCAGCTACCCTCAGGAAGAATTTGTCCTGAAGAATAAAACTATTTATTTTTTCTCACCGAATGGCTATGGCAATGCTAAAATGAATAATAATTTTTTCGAGAATAAATTGAAAGTCTCGGCTACCACTCGGAATTTAAAAACGATTCAGCAATTGATCGAGATGGCGGATAAGGACAATTAG
- a CDS encoding c-type cytochrome, translated as MTRNLFLILIFSFFFISCSDSGDWITNRSVGGDPAKGLEYLYYGDYIAAGTPLKVLGLPEPSDDDTVTLNAFKKSIGLTQNVFRDANGVWVVSGSCFTCHATVHDGKLETGLGNPFTDWSQKNTTNFEEKRAKIAEFLSESSLEYKSFIESWRYQKAFASKIVTQCAGPNPAFRIEEAAAAHRNADLTYNENPVFSINDTLPVPVSDIPPLWNVKKKKRLYYNGQGTGDFRKLLMQAGMIGIRDTVEAKKIWQKFADVAAWIESLKPPKWPYTIDQELAEIGKDYFERECRKCHGSYGWDGEYPNKIIPLKRVETDPYYAEYWKTISDFPKWFNQSWFGQGEPAAKLIPEEGYVAPPLDGVWASAPYFHNGSVPNLAAVLNSSLRPKLWELDRKKPQYDSTNIGWIYKKVDESHGSSTYDTRRRGYSNHGHTFGDGLSEEERKAIIEYLKTL; from the coding sequence ATGACGCGGAATTTGTTTCTAATTTTAATTTTTTCCTTTTTTTTCATTTCCTGCTCCGACTCAGGTGATTGGATTACCAATCGTTCTGTGGGCGGCGATCCTGCAAAGGGGCTGGAATATTTGTATTACGGCGATTACATCGCGGCGGGTACGCCTCTGAAAGTTTTAGGATTACCTGAACCTTCTGATGATGATACCGTTACTCTTAACGCCTTCAAAAAAAGCATCGGACTGACTCAAAATGTTTTTCGTGACGCGAACGGCGTGTGGGTCGTCAGCGGTAGTTGTTTTACCTGCCACGCAACCGTGCATGACGGAAAACTTGAAACCGGATTAGGAAATCCGTTTACCGATTGGTCACAAAAGAACACTACTAACTTTGAAGAAAAACGCGCAAAGATCGCAGAATTTCTCAGTGAATCGAGCCTGGAGTATAAATCTTTTATCGAATCGTGGCGTTATCAAAAGGCGTTTGCATCGAAAATAGTCACCCAATGTGCCGGCCCTAATCCGGCATTTCGCATCGAAGAAGCCGCTGCTGCACACCGAAATGCGGATTTGACCTATAACGAAAACCCGGTATTTTCAATTAATGACACCCTTCCCGTGCCCGTTTCGGACATTCCGCCGCTGTGGAATGTGAAAAAGAAAAAACGTTTATACTATAATGGCCAAGGTACAGGAGATTTTCGAAAGCTGTTGATGCAGGCAGGAATGATCGGCATTCGCGATACCGTCGAGGCGAAAAAAATCTGGCAGAAATTTGCCGATGTTGCGGCATGGATCGAATCGCTCAAACCTCCAAAATGGCCATATACCATCGATCAGGAATTGGCGGAAATCGGTAAAGATTATTTCGAGCGCGAGTGCCGTAAATGCCACGGCAGTTACGGATGGGATGGCGAATACCCGAATAAGATCATTCCGCTGAAACGTGTCGAAACCGATCCGTACTACGCCGAATATTGGAAAACGATATCTGATTTCCCCAAGTGGTTCAATCAAAGCTGGTTTGGTCAAGGCGAGCCGGCGGCGAAATTGATACCCGAAGAAGGTTATGTCGCGCCGCCGCTGGACGGTGTATGGGCATCGGCTCCGTACTTTCACAATGGTTCAGTGCCGAATCTCGCGGCTGTGCTGAATAGTTCGTTACGCCCAAAATTATGGGAGCTCGATCGAAAAAAGCCACAATATGACTCGACAAATATTGGCTGGATCTATAAAAAAGTTGACGAATCGCACGGATCATCGACGTATGATACCCGCCGCCGGGGTTATTCCAATCACGGCCACACATTCGGTGACGGACTTTCGGAAGAAGAACGAAAAGCCATTATCGAATACCTCAAAACACTTTAA
- a CDS encoding acyloxyacyl hydrolase has protein sequence MKKILLFVILFTGNQLYAQSFAYGDHWYDNPLGFKPIELHTRNGFLIPALAVGLCVWLTQKDTTLDRRISFYNETGWSHGYKYPHTNLIQNNSGIEIRLRKWMSIGIDLDAYFPYDDFNSTTGVGIRSFARFYPVNQKQWRLFFDSGAGLMYFADFFPKPTDRDARLGTHWNGTTRYGIGSEIDFSQRIAIIIAIRHTHVSNGNSKGAERNPSHDSNGFFVGMTYRP, from the coding sequence ATGAAAAAAATTCTACTTTTTGTAATTCTGTTTACTGGAAATCAATTGTACGCACAATCATTCGCCTATGGCGACCATTGGTATGATAATCCGCTGGGGTTTAAGCCGATTGAACTACATACCCGGAATGGATTTCTTATTCCGGCTCTTGCGGTTGGTTTATGCGTCTGGCTGACACAGAAAGACACCACTTTGGATCGGCGCATCTCATTTTACAATGAAACCGGCTGGTCACACGGCTACAAATATCCTCACACAAATCTGATTCAAAACAATTCAGGCATCGAAATACGGCTTCGAAAATGGATGTCAATTGGCATCGATCTGGATGCTTATTTTCCTTACGATGATTTTAATTCCACAACGGGGGTTGGTATCAGATCTTTTGCAAGGTTTTACCCGGTAAACCAAAAACAATGGCGTTTATTTTTTGACTCCGGAGCAGGTTTAATGTATTTCGCCGATTTCTTTCCTAAGCCAACGGATCGTGATGCACGGCTTGGGACCCATTGGAATGGGACGACGCGTTATGGAATTGGGTCTGAAATTGATTTTAGCCAGAGAATTGCGATCATTATTGCGATCCGTCACACACACGTATCGAATGGAAATAGCAAAGGCGCCGAGCGAAACCCATCGCATGACAGCAACGGTTTTTTCGTTGGAATGACTTATCGTCCGTAA
- a CDS encoding polysaccharide deacetylase family protein — protein MILWTVSVFSQNDGNKNGQAQADTLQDSLRTESLETHAGRFAEIIRRIALKLKRYTETTPSHVLYTNENYVIVIDPGHGGGWLQDKGSSAILDGETYYERDVMWDYGVLLEKKLKALGYQNVFKTKEAVGDSTMSIFGRMKRIQNFGKDNKKEVICVSLHWNNFEYKGIRGTEIYIAEKRNSKSRKLAECIQGSMRQIMDIHGKGFYSQGIVERDYKLLRENPVAVLIEIGFASNEQDMRKIVFEKDNIAEAMAEGIDTYAAWLEKSHLKQLQPAADSTVLAEVAKLKLLNGKLTGWGWRKSDITKSMDKMLAQYNAIYEDPRAEKNLYLTFDCGYENGNTSTILDVLKTNDVKATFFITGYYLKNNHELVARMLDEGHIIGNHSANHQSLPKLDYESTKEEVLELERMYYDLFEQKMTYFRPPSGEYSERSLAIVSSLGYRTVFWSFAYDDWDAHNLRGKQFAYNKIIKGIRDGAIMLLHATSKDNADALDQVIQDLKKQGYQFKSLDAINHASSESSP, from the coding sequence ATGATTCTGTGGACGGTTTCGGTTTTTTCACAGAACGATGGGAATAAAAACGGCCAGGCGCAAGCCGATACATTGCAGGATAGCTTGCGTACGGAATCGCTTGAAACACATGCCGGCCGTTTTGCAGAAATCATACGCCGTATTGCGTTGAAATTAAAAAGATATACGGAAACGACTCCTTCGCACGTTCTGTACACCAATGAGAATTACGTCATCGTCATCGACCCGGGGCATGGCGGCGGCTGGTTGCAGGACAAAGGCTCCAGCGCGATTTTGGATGGCGAGACGTATTACGAACGCGACGTTATGTGGGATTACGGCGTTCTGCTGGAGAAAAAGTTAAAGGCACTCGGTTATCAAAATGTTTTTAAAACGAAAGAAGCCGTCGGGGATTCGACGATGTCGATCTTCGGGCGCATGAAAAGAATTCAAAATTTCGGGAAAGACAATAAAAAAGAAGTTATTTGCGTCAGCTTGCATTGGAATAATTTCGAATATAAAGGTATTCGCGGAACTGAGATTTATATCGCCGAAAAAAGGAATTCGAAAAGCCGAAAATTAGCCGAATGTATTCAAGGCAGTATGCGGCAAATTATGGATATTCACGGCAAAGGCTTTTACAGCCAGGGTATTGTTGAACGTGATTATAAATTGCTGCGTGAAAACCCGGTTGCCGTGCTTATCGAAATCGGATTTGCCAGCAACGAACAGGACATGCGGAAAATCGTATTCGAAAAAGATAATATTGCTGAAGCAATGGCTGAGGGCATTGATACGTACGCCGCATGGCTGGAAAAAAGCCATTTAAAACAATTGCAACCGGCGGCCGATTCGACTGTGCTTGCAGAAGTAGCCAAACTCAAATTACTCAATGGCAAATTGACCGGATGGGGCTGGCGAAAATCGGATATTACCAAATCGATGGACAAAATGCTTGCGCAATATAATGCAATTTACGAAGATCCCCGTGCAGAAAAAAATCTCTATCTCACGTTTGATTGCGGTTATGAAAACGGTAACACGTCGACTATTCTTGATGTTTTGAAAACCAACGACGTGAAAGCGACTTTTTTTATTACCGGCTATTATTTAAAAAACAATCATGAACTCGTCGCACGCATGCTCGATGAAGGGCATATTATCGGGAATCATTCCGCCAATCACCAGAGCCTGCCTAAACTGGATTACGAATCAACCAAAGAAGAAGTGCTCGAACTTGAACGGATGTATTATGATCTTTTCGAGCAGAAGATGACGTACTTTCGTCCGCCAAGCGGCGAATACAGCGAACGTTCGCTCGCGATCGTTTCATCGCTGGGTTACCGGACCGTATTCTGGAGTTTTGCATACGACGACTGGGATGCACACAATCTTCGGGGCAAACAATTCGCCTATAATAAAATCATAAAAGGCATCCGAGACGGCGCGATCATGCTGTTGCATGCAACTTCCAAAGACAATGCGGATGCTCTCGATCAGGTTATCCAGGATTTAAAAAAGCAAGGATACCAATTCAAATCCCTCGATGCGATCAATCATGCGTCGTCCGAGAGCAGCCCGTAG
- a CDS encoding periplasmic heavy metal sensor, whose amino-acid sequence MKLMKLLTLALMGLALALPNLKAQEVPDEMLEDDASVDESMEMIRNELMADVMIEFPFFEAPVDEGDFVAGIPNVMAFKTPGFGGGFVAGDMIQKVQDDVNLTKEQRDKIKKIHSELQKLNIPIKSQIELKRIDLKELVDSDSPNKDQIAAKVKEIESLKTQIKINRINARIDTRNILTKEQRDKLDQMRMPFMGKSFGKDKMMKRFKWHNDD is encoded by the coding sequence ATGAAACTTATGAAACTTTTGACTTTGGCTTTGATGGGATTGGCGCTGGCACTACCGAATTTAAAAGCGCAGGAAGTTCCCGATGAAATGTTAGAAGACGATGCAAGCGTCGATGAAAGCATGGAAATGATTCGCAATGAATTGATGGCCGACGTGATGATTGAATTTCCGTTTTTTGAGGCGCCGGTCGATGAAGGTGACTTTGTTGCCGGCATACCTAATGTCATGGCTTTCAAAACACCCGGATTCGGCGGCGGCTTCGTGGCCGGCGATATGATTCAAAAAGTACAGGACGATGTGAATCTGACTAAAGAACAACGGGACAAAATCAAAAAAATTCACAGCGAATTGCAGAAGCTTAATATTCCTATCAAAAGCCAGATTGAACTGAAACGCATCGATCTGAAAGAATTAGTTGATTCGGATAGTCCTAACAAAGATCAGATTGCGGCCAAAGTGAAAGAAATCGAATCATTGAAAACGCAGATCAAAATCAATCGGATCAACGCGCGGATTGACACGCGTAACATTTTAACCAAAGAACAACGCGACAAACTCGATCAAATGCGGATGCCGTTTATGGGAAAATCTTTCGGGAAAGATAAAATGATGAAACGTTTCAAATGGCACAATGACGATTAA